One segment of Arcanobacterium haemolyticum DSM 20595 DNA contains the following:
- a CDS encoding Ppx/GppA phosphatase family protein has product MRVAGIDCGTNSIRLLIADVDDRGVLSDVVRRMEIVRLGQGVDKTGRFDTQALERTLAAVDDYAGQIAEHGCESVVFAATSATRDAENRDVFINGVRERLGVTPQVLSGEEEARTSFAGAISALVSPDAPLLAIDLGGGSTELVLGSADGTVLGAYSMDVGSVRMRERQMKSDPPTADEVAAARADVAAALDDAEAVVDLSQARTVVGLAGTITSVAALSLGLEEYDSERIHGLDMSLGQVEESTSWFIEAPLAQREAVPFLHPKRADVIGAGALVWQEVLHRIVQRCDEAGRPLESVTISEHDILDGLALRAAGQLN; this is encoded by the coding sequence ATGCGTGTAGCAGGGATAGATTGCGGGACGAATTCAATCCGCTTGTTGATTGCCGATGTTGATGATCGTGGCGTGTTGAGCGATGTTGTGCGGCGGATGGAGATTGTTCGTCTGGGGCAGGGCGTTGATAAGACGGGGCGGTTTGATACGCAGGCGTTGGAGCGTACGTTGGCTGCGGTTGATGATTATGCTGGGCAGATTGCGGAACATGGGTGTGAATCGGTGGTGTTTGCAGCCACGTCTGCTACGCGGGATGCGGAAAATCGGGACGTGTTTATTAATGGTGTGCGGGAGCGCCTTGGCGTTACACCGCAGGTGCTGAGTGGGGAAGAGGAAGCTCGCACGTCGTTTGCTGGTGCGATTTCTGCTCTTGTTTCGCCTGATGCCCCGTTGTTGGCGATTGATTTGGGTGGCGGTTCTACGGAACTGGTGTTGGGTAGTGCAGACGGTACTGTGCTGGGCGCTTATTCGATGGATGTTGGTTCGGTGCGGATGCGCGAACGCCAGATGAAGTCGGATCCGCCTACCGCTGATGAGGTTGCTGCTGCGCGCGCGGATGTTGCTGCGGCGTTGGATGATGCGGAAGCCGTTGTTGACTTGAGTCAGGCGCGTACGGTTGTTGGGTTAGCCGGCACGATCACATCGGTGGCTGCGTTATCGCTGGGGCTGGAAGAGTATGATTCTGAGCGAATCCACGGGTTGGACATGAGCCTGGGGCAGGTTGAGGAATCCACCTCGTGGTTTATTGAGGCGCCGCTGGCGCAACGTGAGGCTGTTCCGTTCTTGCATCCGAAGCGGGCTGACGTGATTGGCGCTGGTGCTTTGGTGTGGCAGGAAGTATTGCACCGGATCGTTCAACGTTGTGATGAAGCCGGGCGGCCGTTGGAATCGGTGACGATTTCAGAGCATGACATCCTGGATGGTTTG
- the eno gene encoding phosphopyruvate hydratase, translated as MALIEAIAAREILDSRGNPTVEVEVLLDNGVFARAEVPSGASTGAFEAVERRDGDASRYGGKGVADAVAAVTEVIEPEIVGLSASDQRFLDQALIDLDGTHNKGKIGANAILGVSLAVAKAAAESAGLPLYAYLGGPNAHVLPVPMMNILNGGSHADSNVDIQEFMIAPIGASTFKEALRWGAEVYHALKSVLKERGLNTGLGDEGGFAPNLGSNAEALDLICEAIKKVGLEPGKDVALALDVASTEFFKDGKYMFEGEERDTEFMVKYYDELVAKYPIVSIEDPLSEDEWDAWKSLTEHVGSRVQLVGDDLFVTNPERLEKGIKLGAANALLVKVNQIGTLTETFEAVEAAHRAGYKSMTSHRSGETEDTTIADLAVATNSGQIKTGAPARGERVNKYNQLLRIEEELGDAAVYAGASAFPRFNA; from the coding sequence GTGGCACTTATTGAGGCAATTGCCGCCCGCGAAATTCTTGATTCCCGTGGCAACCCAACCGTTGAGGTTGAAGTCCTTCTCGACAACGGCGTTTTCGCACGCGCAGAAGTACCATCTGGTGCATCAACCGGCGCATTCGAAGCAGTCGAGCGTCGCGATGGCGATGCTTCCCGTTACGGTGGCAAGGGCGTCGCAGATGCCGTTGCTGCAGTGACCGAAGTTATCGAACCAGAAATCGTCGGCCTGTCCGCATCTGATCAGCGTTTCCTCGATCAGGCTCTCATCGATCTCGATGGTACCCACAACAAGGGCAAGATCGGCGCAAACGCAATTCTTGGCGTTTCCCTTGCTGTTGCAAAGGCTGCTGCCGAATCTGCAGGCCTTCCACTGTACGCATACCTCGGTGGGCCAAACGCACACGTTCTTCCAGTTCCAATGATGAACATCCTCAACGGTGGATCCCACGCTGATTCCAACGTTGACATTCAGGAATTCATGATTGCTCCAATTGGCGCTTCCACCTTCAAGGAAGCCCTCCGCTGGGGTGCAGAGGTTTACCACGCTCTCAAGTCCGTTCTCAAGGAGCGCGGCCTGAACACCGGTCTTGGTGACGAAGGCGGCTTCGCTCCAAACCTCGGCTCCAACGCTGAAGCACTCGATCTCATCTGCGAAGCAATCAAGAAGGTCGGCCTTGAACCAGGCAAGGACGTCGCACTCGCACTTGACGTTGCTTCCACCGAATTCTTCAAGGATGGCAAGTACATGTTCGAAGGCGAAGAACGTGACACCGAATTCATGGTTAAGTACTACGATGAACTCGTTGCCAAGTACCCAATCGTCTCCATCGAAGATCCACTCTCTGAAGATGAGTGGGATGCATGGAAGTCCCTCACCGAACACGTTGGTAGCCGCGTCCAGCTCGTTGGTGACGATCTGTTCGTTACCAACCCAGAGCGCCTCGAAAAGGGTATCAAGCTCGGTGCGGCAAACGCTCTCCTGGTGAAGGTCAACCAGATTGGTACCCTCACCGAAACCTTCGAAGCAGTCGAAGCAGCACACCGTGCAGGCTACAAGTCGATGACTTCCCACCGTTCCGGCGAAACCGAAGACACCACCATTGCTGACTTGGCAGTTGCAACCAACTCCGGCCAGATCAAGACTGGTGCTCCAGCCCGTGGCGAACGCGTCAACAAGTACAACCAGTTGCTCCGCATCGAAGAAGAACTCGGCGATGCAGCTGTTTACGCAGGCGCATCCGCATTCCCACGTTTCAACGCCTGA
- a CDS encoding DUF501 domain-containing protein has translation MTSFSVPLDVLKRVAVNATEIRPDDRAILTAQLGRDPRGLVGIGARCACGAPAVTITYPRLPDGSPFPTVFYLSYPWLVREISRIESAGEMVSYNERLAADPEYAAAHARAHDSYVERRDVMDEVPEIAGKSAGGMPDRVKCLHALAGYALAAGPGVCPAGDDVLAQVGWDPAVCHCGMGDDAAVTA, from the coding sequence ATGACATCTTTTTCTGTCCCTCTTGACGTTCTGAAGCGTGTAGCTGTGAACGCTACGGAGATTCGTCCGGATGATCGCGCAATTCTTACGGCGCAACTCGGCCGCGATCCGCGCGGGCTGGTGGGGATCGGGGCGCGGTGTGCCTGTGGCGCGCCGGCTGTAACGATCACGTATCCACGTCTTCCGGATGGTTCGCCGTTCCCAACCGTGTTCTACTTGTCTTACCCGTGGCTGGTTCGCGAGATTTCGCGGATTGAGAGTGCGGGGGAGATGGTGTCGTACAATGAGCGCCTTGCGGCTGATCCTGAGTATGCTGCGGCGCATGCGCGTGCGCACGATTCGTATGTAGAGCGCCGCGATGTGATGGACGAGGTTCCGGAGATCGCGGGGAAGTCTGCGGGCGGTATGCCTGATCGTGTGAAGTGTTTGCATGCGTTGGCTGGGTATGCGTTGGCTGCTGGGCCGGGTGTGTGCCCGGCTGGGGATGACGTTTTGGCGCAAGTTGGCTGGGATCCTGCAGTGTGTCATTGTGGGATGGGCGACGACGCTGCCGTTACCGCCTGA
- a CDS encoding FtsB family cell division protein, with amino-acid sequence MIERQDKTHRISLRLATVVLFALVGVLIVANPLTQYLAQQEDIRKAKSELSLMKERVESLTEEKELWEDPTYVQAKARERLGFVMPGQTLYSTKDPKQGDANDQLTARAEEVNRLRRQQTPFFVTGWDSIVIAGQVGERENPQNTPLLNENLPHKPQESGDSPTTKDAKK; translated from the coding sequence GTGATCGAAAGGCAAGACAAAACTCATCGAATCTCACTACGGCTGGCTACGGTTGTACTATTTGCGCTGGTGGGGGTACTGATTGTTGCCAATCCGCTCACGCAGTACTTGGCGCAACAAGAAGACATTAGAAAAGCGAAATCGGAACTGTCGCTCATGAAAGAGCGCGTAGAATCGTTAACGGAAGAAAAAGAACTCTGGGAAGATCCGACGTACGTGCAGGCGAAAGCGCGCGAAAGGCTCGGATTTGTGATGCCAGGGCAAACGTTGTACTCAACGAAAGATCCGAAGCAAGGCGATGCAAACGATCAACTCACGGCACGTGCGGAAGAAGTCAACCGGTTGCGGCGCCAACAAACCCCATTTTTTGTGACGGGCTGGGATTCAATCGTGATCGCAGGGCAAGTTGGCGAGCGGGAAAACCCACAAAACACCCCACTTTTGAACGAAAATCTACCACATAAACCTCAGGAATCCGGTGATTCCCCAACAACGAAGGATGCAAAGAAATGA